The DNA window CCCAGCCACCATGGAGAAGGGTTGACGGCGCCTTCAGGGAGCTCCTCATAATCGAGGGAGTGCCATGCCCTGTGGAGGTGAGGGTTGAGGATGAAGTCCTCAGGGTGAACCCCTACTCTGAAGTCCCCAGAAAACCTTTAAAGAAGAAGATAGAGTATATATTTGACCTTAAATTTGAAATTGAAGATTTATACAGTTTTCTTGAGGATAAGGGGCTCTCAGATACTATCCAATCATCAGGGGGCCTGAGGTTATTCCTTGCAAAGGATCAATTTGAGTGCATAATCTCCTCCATAGCCTCCGCCAACTGCTCCATTAAGAGATGGACAAGGGCAGTGGATGATATCAAAAGGGGCTGGGGTGACTGCCACGTATTCAGGGGGGAGAGGTTCTACACCTTTCCCTCACCCGCCACCCTTGCAGGGGTTGAGGAGGAATCACTTGAGGACCTTCAGAGGCGTGAGGATAAGCTCCCTGATGATTTCAGGTTCACTGACCTCAGATCATGTGGGGTGGGCTACAGGGCCCCCTACATAAGGGAGACCTCAAGGATACTCTCTGAGGAACTTGATATCAGCGAAATCCACAGGATGGACTATCAGGACGCCAGGGAGGTCCTCCTTGAACTGCCAGGGGTTGGCCCGAAGGTGGCTGACTGCATACTCCTCTATGGGTTCAGGAAGACCGAGGCGTTCCCTGTTGACGTATGGGTGAGGAGGATAATGAACCACCTCTACCCTGAGAGGAACTTCAGTGCCAGGGGGATTGCTGAATTTGCAGCCCGAGAGTACGGTGAAATGGCGGGTTACGTCCAGCTATACCTATTCAACCATGCAAGGAGGTCGGGGCTACTTGAAAAACTCAGGGGTTAAGATGAGGATCAAATGCTCTCCTAAGGAGCTTGCGCCTGGGGATCTTTAAGATGAAGGATGTTATTGATGAGTTCAGGAGGGCCGCAGGGAAATCTTTCAGGGAACTCAGAAGGGTCCTGGATGAAAAATACTGCTGGAAGTGTCCCCAGAGGTCAACAAGGGACAGGATAGGCTGCAGGGAGGTTGAGGCATGGATGCGTCTCACCTCAGCCCTTGAGGAGGAACTCACAGGACAGGTGAAGGGACTCGGCGAGAACTATGATGAACGTGTGCTCTTAAGGATAAGGGATAAGACTGGGGGGACCAACATTAAGATAATCAGGAATAAGGGGGGATACATAATCATCAGGGATAGTACCTCTGGCCTCAGGGTGGGCCATGAGGTGATGGTTGGCTCCAGGATCCTCAGGGTTGAGGGACTGGATGGCGCCGCTGTCATAACTGATGGGGGAAGGTACCCCCTTTATGAGGTGCGTGGCAGGGTCCTGGACAGGGTTCGACCCGGGCACCCATTCTACAGGTATATAAGGGCACTGGAGGGCCATGATGAATGATCTGAATGAAAGACTGAAATCTGTTTCGTCAGTTAAGGAAGCCTCTGATATTGTCTTTGATGAAATAAAAATGAGAACAGGAAGCAGGTACTGCTATGTGGCCTACGTTGACCCTGAAAATGGGGACAGTGTTGGTATAAGGTTTTCCCACCTGACCGATTACTGCAGCTACTATGAGGAGCTGGGTGAGGCAAGGTTCAGGCTACCGAAAAGCGGGAGATACGGGGGGCTCCTGGGTTACTCCCTTGATACAGGGGAGTCATTCTTCACCAACAACCCGGCAGGACACCCTGCAGCCCACGGGATACCAGAGGGGCACATAAAGGTTTCAAGGTTCCTATCCGTGGCGGTGAAGGATGATGAGGGGATCCTAGGGCAGATAGTGGCAGCAGATCCCCCTGAAAATTACAATGAGGGCCACCTCAGGGTGGCTGAGGAGATCGCAGAGGCCTACGCCGGGGTCC is part of the Methanothermobacter sp. K4 genome and encodes:
- a CDS encoding DNA glycosylase — protein: MDIPVREFDLELTQESGQTSQPPWRRVDGAFRELLIIEGVPCPVEVRVEDEVLRVNPYSEVPRKPLKKKIEYIFDLKFEIEDLYSFLEDKGLSDTIQSSGGLRLFLAKDQFECIISSIASANCSIKRWTRAVDDIKRGWGDCHVFRGERFYTFPSPATLAGVEEESLEDLQRREDKLPDDFRFTDLRSCGVGYRAPYIRETSRILSEELDISEIHRMDYQDAREVLLELPGVGPKVADCILLYGFRKTEAFPVDVWVRRIMNHLYPERNFSARGIAEFAAREYGEMAGYVQLYLFNHARRSGLLEKLRG
- a CDS encoding GAF domain-containing protein, translating into MNDLNERLKSVSSVKEASDIVFDEIKMRTGSRYCYVAYVDPENGDSVGIRFSHLTDYCSYYEELGEARFRLPKSGRYGGLLGYSLDTGESFFTNNPAGHPAAHGIPEGHIKVSRFLSVAVKDDEGILGQIVAADPPENYNEGHLRVAEEIAEAYAGVLRRFYRGEIPLR